CGATTCGTGCAACCACGTCGTGCCCGCGCCGCCGGGCACCTGGCGCACGTTGAGTTCGATCTCACTCGCAAAGCCATCTGCGTTGGGTGCATTGGCGATCGAGAACGCGCGGCTTTGGCCGAGCGAAGGAATCTGCACCTGCACGTATTGACCGGCTTGATACTGGATCGGCTTGTCGAGCGTGAGGTGCAGGGCCTTGATGGTCGGCGTAAGCTGCTCGATGCGCGCGACCGTGGCGCGGAAATCGCGCACGGGGATGATCAGCGCATCGGGCTCGTCCTCGATGTCGGCCTCGATGACGGTGTCCGCCTGCAGCGTGGCGCAGCAGGCGAGCGTCTTGCCATCGTCGCGCTCCATGTCCATGAGCGCGAACGGGTTCGCTGCGCCGTGGTCCACTTCGCCTTCGCAGACCTGCACCTTGCAGGTTCCGCACAGCCCATGCCCGCAGGCATGGGGAATGTAGATACCCTGGCGCAACGCGGCATCGAGCAGGGTCTGGCCTTCTTCCACCTCGATGGTGGCGCCCAGCGGTTCGAGAGTCAGTTGGTAGCTCATGATGTCGGCTCCGCGTTGATGCTCAGTCGTTTGCTTTTCTAGTGACTTGGCGCGCTCAGGCGAACGAGCCCGCAATGCCCGTCATGCCCGGTGTGCGAAAGCGGATCACGTCCTTGTGACCGAGACCGTTTTCGGCCAGCGATCGCGCCGGATCGGGCTGCCATGGCTCGCCCGACTTGAACCACTCGACGGCATTCCAGTCGATGCGCGCGAAGTCGGGATGCGCGCCATACACGCCCGGCAGCACGGCTTGCGAGAGCGCGCCGAAGGGCGTCTCGGCAGGCAGCGGCAGGCACACGGGCGAGCAGAACAGGTGGTGGTCTTCCCAGCCGATGTAGAGCAGCGGCGCGGGAAAGTTTTCGCGCTTGTCCTTGGCCTCGAAGCTGTAGGGATAGAGTGCCTTCAATTGCGTACTGCTTCTGTTGCTCATGCTGCACCTCCTTCGCTGCCGGATGGTTTGTTCGGTGAATTGCCGCGCCATGCGTCGAAATTCTTCTGGTCTTCGGAGCCTTCGAAATCGAAGTTGTCGCGTCCCACGTTGATGCCGTACCAGTCGAGCACGGCGGCCAGTGGCTCGAAGCCTTCCTTGGTTGGATCGGTGCCTTCCTTGAAGCAGTTGCCCTGGTAGATCTGGTGCACGGGCAGCCACGATTGCACGTACTTCTCGGGCTCGTCATCGAACACATGCTTGCAGCCGTCGCTGCAGAAGTGGTACTTGTCGCCGAGGTAAGTCGATTCGCGGTAGCAGATCTTGCTCGGGTCGCCGGGTTCGGTGAACACCATCGGGATCTGGCAGGTGGTGCACAGCATCGGCAACGTGGTGTTGTAGAAGCGCTTGCCAGCTTGCTGCTCCGCGCGGAAATGTTCGAGGCGCGGACGGTAGTATTTGTCGAAGCTCGTGGGGTACTTTTCCGACAGCCACTTGAGTTCACTGTCTTCCGGCACCCAGGTGTGGAAGG
This genomic stretch from Diaphorobacter sp. HDW4B harbors:
- a CDS encoding NADH:ubiquinone reductase (Na(+)-transporting) subunit F, whose product is MSYQLTLEPLGATIEVEEGQTLLDAALRQGIYIPHACGHGLCGTCKVQVCEGEVDHGAANPFALMDMERDDGKTLACCATLQADTVIEADIEDEPDALIIPVRDFRATVARIEQLTPTIKALHLTLDKPIQYQAGQYVQVQIPSLGQSRAFSIANAPNADGFASEIELNVRQVPGGAGTTWLHESLKAGDQLTVAGPYGRFFVRHSAAQPMVFMAGGSGLSSPRAMIQELLARDCAQPITLIYGQRSREELYYDDEFRALAAQYPHFTYIPAISGDAECGDWSGARGFVHEAAREHFAGNFSGQKAYLCGPPPMVEACISTLMQGRLFERDIYTEKFISAADAQGTRSPLFKRV
- a CDS encoding phenol hydroxylase subunit P4; translated protein: MSNRSSTQLKALYPYSFEAKDKRENFPAPLLYIGWEDHHLFCSPVCLPLPAETPFGALSQAVLPGVYGAHPDFARIDWNAVEWFKSGEPWQPDPARSLAENGLGHKDVIRFRTPGMTGIAGSFA